The sequence TATGTTTATCGAGTTCGTGAACGATTTCTCGGGGTGTCATGACTGACATGATGACTCCATGCGCCGGTTATCCGGCCTCAGTATTCCAGGGTTTCGATGCGGCGATTGTGGTTGGTGTAAATGCAAATGTCGCCGGCGATATCCAGGCCTTTTTCGACAATGTCCCGGGCGCCCAGCTCGGTGTTATCCATCAGCGCGCGGGCGGCGGCGGTGGCGAAAGAGCCGCCGCTGCCAATGGCGATCATATTGTCTTCGGGTTCAATGACATCGCCGTTGCCACTGATCACCAGCGTGGTTTCCTTGTCGGCGACAATCAGCAGGGCTTCCAGCTGGCGCAGCGAGCGTTCGCTGCGCCAGGCCTTGGCCAGTTCTACGGCGGCGCGAACCAGCTTGCCTTGGTATTTTTCCAGTTGCGCTTCAAACAGTTCGAACAGGGTGAAGGCATCGGCGGTGCCGCCAGCAAAACCCGCCAGCACCTGATCGTTGTACAGGCGCCGCACCTTGCGGGCGTTGCCCTTCATAACGGTATTGCCCATGGTGACTTGTCCATCGCCACCGACAACTACGCAGTTGCCCCGACGCACGGAGAGAATAGTGGTGCCGCGAAACTGTTCCACGCGGGACTCCTTCTTTGAGATGAAAACGGCTTGGCCGATGCTGGACCGGCTTGAATGGCTATCAATGAGGGCGCCGCCTTTAAATTTCAAGGCGACGCTGCCGATCAAGGAGTGGCAAAAGGTGTGGTCAGGGCGTCTTCTGACGAATGACGAGGGTATCGATGCTCTCGTTGATCAGCTTGGAACGAGCGCTGGACAGCGTATTGTGGGTCAGGAACGGGCCGACGTAGACCCGGTGCCAGCGGTCGCCATTGGCTTCCACGAGTTCGACTTTGGCATCCAGCCCCAGCAGTAGAATCTGCGCGCGGCGACGGTCGGCATCTTCGTTATTGCGGAACGAGCCCGCCTGAAGAATATAGCGTTCGCCACTCTGGAAGCGCTTGCTGTCGTCTTCGGGTGGTGGCGCTTCATTGGCGACCACTTTGGGTTTGCGAGCAGGTTGCGGGGTTTCGTCGGGAACAATGACCTCGCGCTCCGGCAACACGGTAAAGAAGTCAAACTTGGTCGTGGTGGTCTTTTCAGCGGGCGGCGCCGGCTCGACTTTTTCCGCGCGCGTATTCTGTTCCGGCGCGTTTGGGCTGCGTTCGTTCATCATGTTGAACACCAGTACGGTGCTCAATACCCCGGCGATAAAGCCCGTACCGAGCATCACTGAGGCGGGCATGCCCTTCTTCTCAGGGCTCCGCGTTGCGCCTCGGGTGGGACGTTTTTTCTTGGCGGTGGCCATGCTTACATTTCCTCGGGGGCCGAAACGCCCAGCAGTTGCAATCCATTGCGCAGTACCTGCTGCACGGCAACCGACAGTGCGAGTCTTGCGTCGCGCAGGGTGGCATCCTCGCCCAGCATTTTATGGGCGTTGTAGTAGCTGTGGAAGTCGCCTGCCAGTTCACGCAGGTAGTGTGCCAGCGTATGTGGCTCAAACTGCTCGGCCGAGCTGGCAAGTACTTCCGGGTAGCGGGTCAGTTTGACCAGCAGCTCGCGTTCCACGTCCTGATCCAGTCGCGAAAGATTGGCGAGGCCGTTCTCCGCCTGCCACTGATCTCCGGCCTCGGTCAGTTTGCGCAAAATGCTGGAGACGCGGGCGTGGGCGTACTGAATGTAATACACCGGGTTGTCTTTGCTTTCTGACTTCGCCAGCTCCAGGTCGAAATCCGTGGCCTGATCAGCTTTGCGCATGATGTAGAAGAAGCGCGCCGCGTCGTTGCCTACATCGTCACGCAGTTCGCGCAGGGTAACAAAAGACCCGGAGCGGGTGGACATCTGCACCTGTTCATTGCCGCGAAAGAGTGAGACAAACTGCACCAGCCTTACCACCAGACGCTCGGGGTCGATTTCCAGCGCTTGCAGGGCGGCTTTCACACGAGCGATGTAGCCGTGGTGGTCGGCGCCCCAGATGTTGATGACGCGATCAAAGCCGCGCTCGAATTTGTTCAGGTGATAGGCGATATCTGACGCAAAGTAAGTGGTCTGCCCATTGTCGCGGCGCACTACGCGGTCCTTGT comes from Spongiibacter tropicus DSM 19543 and encodes:
- the hslV gene encoding ATP-dependent protease subunit HslV — its product is MEQFRGTTILSVRRGNCVVVGGDGQVTMGNTVMKGNARKVRRLYNDQVLAGFAGGTADAFTLFELFEAQLEKYQGKLVRAAVELAKAWRSERSLRQLEALLIVADKETTLVISGNGDVIEPEDNMIAIGSGGSFATAAARALMDNTELGARDIVEKGLDIAGDICIYTNHNRRIETLEY
- a CDS encoding SPOR domain-containing protein, translating into MATAKKKRPTRGATRSPEKKGMPASVMLGTGFIAGVLSTVLVFNMMNERSPNAPEQNTRAEKVEPAPPAEKTTTTKFDFFTVLPEREVIVPDETPQPARKPKVVANEAPPPEDDSKRFQSGERYILQAGSFRNNEDADRRRAQILLLGLDAKVELVEANGDRWHRVYVGPFLTHNTLSSARSKLINESIDTLVIRQKTP